Proteins co-encoded in one Oreochromis aureus strain Israel breed Guangdong linkage group 3, ZZ_aureus, whole genome shotgun sequence genomic window:
- the LOC120433748 gene encoding circumsporozoite protein-like, translating to MEQVRRPTTEPAVAMEQVRRPTAEPAAVWARQFRMRPRGANRSGGGAAGDGMEAARDGSGGGAAGDGMESADDGSHAIGGAAGDGMESADDGSHAIGGAAGDGMESADDGSHGGAAFDGVKAAGGG from the coding sequence atggagcaggtcaggaggccaaCCACGGAGCCAGCGGTGGCGatggagcaggtcaggaggccgaccGCGGAGCCAGCGGCAGTGTGGGCAAGGCAGTTTCGGATGCGACCACGTGGAGCCAATAGATcaggtggtggcgctgcaggcgacggcatGGAAGCCGCACGCGATGGATCAGGTggcggcgctgcaggcgatGGCATGGAATCCGCAGATGATGGATCACATGCCATcggcggcgctgcaggcgatGGCATGGAATCCGCAGATGATGGATCACATGCCATcggcggcgctgcaggcgatGGCATGGAATCCGCAGATGATGGATCACATGGCGGCGCTGCATTTGACGGTGTGAAAGCCGCAGGTGGTGGTTGA